A segment of the Pantoea trifolii genome:
AAACGGTGGTTTTCAGCTGGATCGAATATCCCTCGCGAGAAGCGCGTGACGCCGCCAATGCCAAAATGATGTCCGATCCGCGCATGAAAGAGATGGGCGAGAATATGCCGTTCGACGGTAAACGCATGATTTATGGCGGATTCGCGATTTTGCTGGAGGAGTAGTTGAGCGCTAAGGCGTTGAGATGGTCGCCATGAATGGCGACCCTACGACTTGGCGCTCTATCTCCGTCCGATATCATTTATGATCTTCAAAATCTGAACTGACCTCTAAGCGATTGGCGCTCGCAGATTATTCGGGTAACGTGGAATGCTTAACTTTGTTACCTACAAATAATTACCGCACGCTAAGTTGCAGGAGAGTCAGTCCATGGCCGTAAATTCAAACATCGTCGGCATTGTCAGCGATGAGTTCACCAATCCCAATACCGTAAAACTGCTCAATGAAGTTACGCGCCAGCTGAATGCACGCGGCTTGATTACGCTGCTGCTCAATGCCAATTCCCGTGAAAGTTATCAAAGCGCGCTTCATAACGCCGCGCAACTTCCTGTCAGCGCTTTAGTGTTTCTGACCTCGCTGTTCAGCGATGAGTTGAGTGTGGCAGCCGATATCCTGCCGCAGGCCAAAACCGTCCATCTAAGCCACAGCGCCAGCGCGGATGCCAACGTCGTGATTGCCGATGGTTATGACGCAGGTGCAGAGATGGGATTGTTGCTGCTGTCGCAAGGTCATCAACGGTTCGGCTTTATGCACAGCCAGCAAAACAGCGCGACTGCGCGCCAGCTGGATGGTTTTGTCGCCAGCCTGCAAGCAGAACAGAAAGAACTGAAAATCGAGCTCTCTGCCGGTGGCAACGATCGCGAGCTGGCTTATCAGGCGATGATGGCGTATTTGAAGAAAACGCGTGCTGCCGAGCGCATCAATGCGCTGTTCTGCGAAAGCGATGTGTTGGCGTTTGGTGCGTTACAAGCGGTGCGTGACTTCGCACAAGGTGCTCATGTTGCGGTGGTGGGTTTTGATGATGTCGATGAAGCGCGCGCGTCAACCTGGCATCTCACCAGTTGGGCGCAGCGTCGTGATTTGCTGGTGGCTGAAGCGTTGAATCGTTTATTGGAGAACCTCGCTGATACCAGTAACGCCTGGCAGCAGGGCGAGTTACAGGTGCGCCATTCGCATCACGGCAAGCATGTGCCGGGCGAAATGTCGCAGTGCGGCTGTGCGATTCGGCATTGATAGCAAGAACCAGCGGTGCGCATTGCTGCGCACCAAATCTCTATTTACACCGCAAATGAATATTCGACACACGCTGATAGCTGCACAAAGGGCCCAGCCAAGGTTTGATTATGGTGCGCAATAATCTGCTCAGCGCTCAGCACGCCGTTATCCACCGAAGTATGTCCATCCTCAATCAGCACAACGCGAAAACCTAAATCTGCGGCAGCACGACAAGTGGTATCCACGCAGTATTCGCTCTTCATTCCAACAATCACTAACTCTTGAATATCGGCACTTTTCAGGGCTGACAGTAATTCAGTTTCGCGGAAACAGTTGGGATAGCGCTTCACAAATACCCGATCGTGCGATGCATCCATCTGCAGTTCAGGAATCAATTGAGTCAGCGGACCGCTTTCGGCGAAGGGCGATCCATCCGGTCCGGAGTGGCGAGCGAAGAAAACCGGCGCATGCGCTAGATGGGCTAACGCGATCAGCTGATTGATATTGGCTAAAACAGATTCCGCCGCATAGGGCGCTGGCGTAGCGTGAAATAACCCATTCTGCATATCAATGACTAACAAGGCTTTATGTTGTGGCTGCATGGTGTGTCTCCTTTCTGCATGCTATGAACGGAGACCATTCCCCGTCCAGTGATTGACGGGGCTGAGGATGCTGGAGCTTATCTCTTCGCTACAGATGCACACACGCCGCCGCCATATGCGGTGGTGGTGGTGGTTTCTGTGATTAACGCGTTGAAGATAGACATAAAAGCTCGCCAGAATGTGGTGTGAGTGTTGAATCTAACAGAGTGCCAGAAGAAAACAAGGGTGAAGTGTTAACAGC
Coding sequences within it:
- a CDS encoding substrate-binding domain-containing protein, which translates into the protein MAVNSNIVGIVSDEFTNPNTVKLLNEVTRQLNARGLITLLLNANSRESYQSALHNAAQLPVSALVFLTSLFSDELSVAADILPQAKTVHLSHSASADANVVIADGYDAGAEMGLLLLSQGHQRFGFMHSQQNSATARQLDGFVASLQAEQKELKIELSAGGNDRELAYQAMMAYLKKTRAAERINALFCESDVLAFGALQAVRDFAQGAHVAVVGFDDVDEARASTWHLTSWAQRRDLLVAEALNRLLENLADTSNAWQQGELQVRHSHHGKHVPGEMSQCGCAIRH
- a CDS encoding cysteine hydrolase family protein, which codes for MQPQHKALLVIDMQNGLFHATPAPYAAESVLANINQLIALAHLAHAPVFFARHSGPDGSPFAESGPLTQLIPELQMDASHDRVFVKRYPNCFRETELLSALKSADIQELVIVGMKSEYCVDTTCRAAADLGFRVVLIEDGHTSVDNGVLSAEQIIAHHNQTLAGPFVQLSACVEYSFAV